In Arachis hypogaea cultivar Tifrunner chromosome 2, arahy.Tifrunner.gnm2.J5K5, whole genome shotgun sequence, a genomic segment contains:
- the LOC112752039 gene encoding SKA complex subunit 1 homolog, which yields MMMMMDSTTEASGSSLESLMSSFNARITHLQELVIARNMFPASSMADLSAVDAAVKAMELQVQAIKDRLREETQAIPKTKKLISASLKQQKKLQNMSLHAPSQLPDRVTVSDSNTSRCLSPEFSVQDPGLEALNLKVNEEPPPLPKEKKGRSSPPMWHVTASELDSLSSYMRGRLTLEKVNAAINDMASYAESNAQLIIAPKKKLAENLWEKALEIRDIATMEGVKGKHFFLEADIKGPSLKLDNTGKAILTVLRHLGRINETRVGHHRIIILQKPN from the exons atgatgatgatgatggattcAACCACCGAAGCTTCTGGATCATCGCTTGAATCGTTGATGTCTTCCTTCAACGCTCGCATAACTCATCTTCAGGAGCTCGTCATTGCAAGAAACA TGTTTCCGGCGAGCAGCATGGCTGACCTGTCGGCGGTGGACGCGGCGGTGAAGgccatggagcttcaagttcaggCCATCAAGGATCGCCTCCGCGAAGAGACTCAAGCCATTCCCAAAACCAAg AAATTGATCAGTGCCTCATTGAAGCAGCAAAAGAAACTACAGAATATGTCCCTTCATGCTCCCTCTCAATTGCCCGATAGGGTGACAGTTTCAGATTCAAATACTAGTAGATG TTTGTCACCTGAATTTTCTGTACAAGACCCTGGATTGGAGGCTTTGAATTTGAAGGTTAATGAGGAGCCTCCTCCATTACCTAAG GAGAAAAAAGGTCGCAGTTCACCACCAATGTGGCATGTTACTGCAAGTGAACTAGATTCCTTGTCATC ATACATGAGAGGTAGGCTTACTCTAGAGAAGGTGAATGCAGCAATCAATGACATGGCATCCTATGCTGAATCAAATGCTCAACTTATCATAGCCCCGAAAAAGAAG TTGGCAGAAAATCTGTGGGAGAAAGCCCTG GAAATTAGAGATATTGCAACTATGGAAGGGGTTAAGGGAAAACATTTCTTTCTTGAAGCTGACATAAAAGGACCATCACTGAAGCTTGACAATACTGGAAAGGCAATACTAACT GTTCTTCGTCACCTTGGCCGCATCAATGAGACTCGTGTTGGCCATCATCGCATCATTATTCTGCAGAAGCCTAACTGA